A single window of Ovis canadensis isolate MfBH-ARS-UI-01 breed Bighorn chromosome 17, ARS-UI_OviCan_v2, whole genome shotgun sequence DNA harbors:
- the POP5 gene encoding ribonuclease P/MRP protein subunit POP5, whose translation MVRFKHRYLLCEVVSDDPRCRLTLEDRVLGTLVRDTIARVHGTFGAAASSIGFAVRYLNAYTGIVLLRCRKEFYRLVWSALPFITYLENKGHRYPCFLNTLHVGGTIRTCQKFLIQYNRRQLLILLQNCTDEGEREAIQKSVTKSCLLEEESAGEELSDSGGEETAEPME comes from the exons ATGGTGCGGTTCAAGCATAG GTACCTGCTCTGCGAAGTGGTGTCTGACGACCCCCGCTGCCGCCTGACTCTGGAGGACCGAGTGCTGGGCACCCTGGTACGGGACACGATCGCCCGCGTGCACGGGACTTTCGGTGCTGCCGCCAGTTCCATCGGCTTCGCGG TGCGATACCTCAACGCCTATACCGGAATAGTGCTACTCCGATGCAGGAAGGAATTCTACCGGCTTGTGTGGTCAGCTCTTCCCTTCATTACATACTTGGAGAACAAAGGACACCGCTACCCGTGTTTTCTCAACACCTTACATGTGGGAG GTACAATTAGAACATGCCAGAAGTTCCTGATTCAGTACAACAGGAGACAGCTGTTGATCCTGTTGCAGAACTGTACTGATGAAG GAGAGCGGGAGGCTATCCAGAAGTCTGTCACTAAAAGCTGTTTACTAGAGGAGGAGTCCGCTGGGGAGGAGCTTTCTGATAGCGGCGGTGAGGAGACTGCTGAGCCAATGGAGTGA